A segment of the Leptolyngbya sp. NIES-3755 genome:
AGGCGCGATCGGCGGAAAGCGTTCTTGTTCTTCAAGGGTTAGAGCATTCCAGCGATCGTTTGTCACCCAAGCGACACCAGGGGAGCGTTTTGCGCCATTTGGCAATTGAAAAATGGTGGAAGAATCAAATCCTTCACCAAGTTGGGTCTGCTCAACCCAGATGCCAAAGTAAGTTGTCAAACTGAAATTTCGTTTTCCAGAACCTCCACCTGTTGGGGGCATAACGACTAACGCTCCTTCGGCTGTGGATTCGATTTTAAGGTTTGGATTCTGTTGGCAGAACTTGTAAAATTCGTCATTGGTTAGATCGATCGTAGGTTTGAGATTAATTACTAAGGCTGTCATGGCTTTTAGTCCGCTAAAATAGTTTCCGCAAGCTCGATCGGTAAACCGACAAGAGATTTCACTCGCAATTCTTGATAAAACTCATCCTGGGATAATTCCACTTTCGATTGAGCGGAAAGCAGCAACAATGCCCAAAATACGCCGACTCGCTCATAGTTTTCGGAGTGATGCGGCTCGATCTTATTATTACGTTCTTGAACGGCAACCCAAAATTCTAGAACCAGTTCAAAATCGATCCAGTCTTGTCCTTTTGAGACATCTGACCAGTGATCCGCGAAAAAGCCCTCGATCGCGACTGCCATTTCAGACAGATTTTCCTCGTGTGCTAGAGCCGCGATCGCTTTAACGGCTTCGGCTCTTGGGATTTTTGTACGTTTGATTCGGGCGCGTGGCTCTTTTTCTTCGAGCGCGATCGCAATAATTTGCAGTTGTTCGATCAGTTCTTTTAGCGTCACTCGTCGGCGTTTGGGCGGTTGGGCGACGGCTCTTCGACGGAGTTGACGTTCTAGATTGAGCGGTAAAGTGGTCTGTGTAAACTCCATCTCATCAAGGAATTCGCCGTCTTCAGGAAATTCTGAAAATTCTGGAGTCGTATCGACTTGAGCCAGTGTGTTTGCTTTTAGGAGCAGCAACATTGACGCATACAAAAAAGCTTGCCCTGACTGGGAGAGATTCGCCTCGTAGAGTTCTCGTCCGGTTGCAGGAGCAAGCTCACTGAGAAAGCGATCGATGACATCAATCACTTTCACATCCCACGGGTCAATTTCGCCGCGTTCAGCTAAATCAATTAAAAGCGCGATCGCGTCTTCAGCAAGGGAGACTGGCATAAATGGGAGAAAGTTAGCGAATCTTGACTCGTGCGAAATAGACGGCAGTTAGCACGATAAAAGCTAATAGCGTCAATGGTACACAAAAACTTAAGTCTCGACTCGTTAAACCACCCAGATTTTCCATTTATTGAGCGTAAATTTCACGCGATTCGGCATCTTGAACGGTCTGAGCAGCAGGTAAAAGTCGCTGTTGTTCTTCGAGTTCGGCTTTGTAACGCTCTAAATTGTCTTCGAGTTCGTGAATGCGATCGTCGCGGACGGTGACTTCTTTGCGGATTTCGACTGTCTTCTGAACTTGCGACCAAACGCTAAACACCCAAGCAAGAACGGCTCCGATTCCGGCTGCCAAAATAAGCTCGATCGATAACGGGGCTTGAAACTGAACGTTTTTGACAATGTGAATCACTGCGGGTTCAGTGTTCTCGATTCCAAACAAAACCAGGGCTAAACAGATTACGAAAATGATGACGAAGTTAACTTGTCTCATCGCTGATGCTCCAAATCACGCCGCTAGTTTAGCAAGTCTCGATTCGATTCAGTGTGAAGAAAATCTAATCAAGTGGTGGGGGAAGTTCTTTTTCAGGCGGAATGACGATCGAGGGTTCAGGCTGCCGAATCGCATCGATCGTGCCTTTGATTGTGCCTGCGATCGGAACGGCGACGATGACTCCGAGAATGCCAGCGACTTGTAGCCCGATGAGTAAGGCGATAAAGATCCAGAGCGGATTCAAGCCTGTGAAGTCGCCCATGATTTTGGGAGCGAGGAGGTTGTCGCGGACTTGTTGGAGAATGACACAGGCGATCGCAACTTGCAAAGCTAACCACCAATTTTGGAGCGCGATGATTAGAGTAACGAGTCCAATTCCCAGGGCTGCACCGATGAAGGGAATCACTTCAGCGACACCAATAATTAATGAAAATACCAGCGTAAATGGCACTTTTAAGGCAGTAAAAATCGGAATGACTGCCAGTGCCATAAATAGTGCTAAAAGAATCTGACTGAGAAAGAAATTATGAAAGTTTTTACGAAGTGAATCACCAAATGGAATCGAAAATTTAGCCGGAATTAAGTTCAATAATCCATGCCAAAGTTGCGCTCCATAGAGCAACATGTAAAAGGCTAAAACAATCACCAGGATTGTATCGACTAATCCGGTTAATGTACCTAATGCTAGTCCTAACGCTTGAGGAGCAATAACCTGAATTTGGTTCTCGATTTGTGTACTTAATCGACCTCCGAATCCTCTAAGATCGATCGGATAATTTCGGTCTCTTGCCCAATTGTCTAAAGCATCTAAATTTAGGCGACTGGTTTCGAGCCATCCTGGAAATTTTTCTAGAAGCTGTGTCGTTTGGGTCAGCAGAATTGGCATGAGTGTGGTCGTCAGAATTGCCAGAAGCGCGATCGTAATGACGCTGACAATGACGATCGCACCTTGTCGTTTGATTCCAAATTGCTGAAACGCTCGGACGGGATAATTCAGCAAAAATGCCAGAATCGCAGAAATCGTTAAAATCGCAATCAGATGATCGAAATAGGCAAACAGTTGACTCAGTAGCCAAACGTTTAAAGCAATGATTGGACCACTTAAGCCGAAGAATAACCATCGCTG
Coding sequences within it:
- a CDS encoding hypothetical protein (hypothetical protein Cyan7822_3214;~similar to AA sequence:cyanobase_aa:LBDG_35300); the protein is MTALVINLKPTIDLTNDEFYKFCQQNPNLKIESTAEGALVVMPPTGGGSGKRNFSLTTYFGIWVEQTQLGEGFDSSTIFQLPNGAKRSPGVAWVTNDRWNALTLEEQERFPPIAPDFVIELRSRTDDIEDLEAKMQEYMENGVRLGWLLDPITKQVKVYREGEPVETLQNPATLSGETVLPGFVLDLSRVFR
- a CDS encoding condensin subunit ScpA (similar to AA sequence:cyanobase_aa:LBDG_46180); this encodes MPVSLAEDAIALLIDLAERGEIDPWDVKVIDVIDRFLSELAPATGRELYEANLSQSGQAFLYASMLLLLKANTLAQVDTTPEFSEFPEDGEFLDEMEFTQTTLPLNLERQLRRRAVAQPPKRRRVTLKELIEQLQIIAIALEEKEPRARIKRTKIPRAEAVKAIAALAHEENLSEMAVAIEGFFADHWSDVSKGQDWIDFELVLEFWVAVQERNNKIEPHHSENYERVGVFWALLLLSAQSKVELSQDEFYQELRVKSLVGLPIELAETILAD
- a CDS encoding hypothetical protein (similar to AA sequence:cyanobase_aa:LBDG_46190), translating into MRQVNFVIIFVICLALVLFGIENTEPAVIHIVKNVQFQAPLSIELILAAGIGAVLAWVFSVWSQVQKTVEIRKEVTVRDDRIHELEDNLERYKAELEEQQRLLPAAQTVQDAESREIYAQ
- a CDS encoding hypothetical protein (similar to AA sequence:cyanobase_aa:LBDG_46200); amino-acid sequence: MARRSQDLQRWLFFGLSGPIIALNVWLLSQLFAYFDHLIAILTISAILAFLLNYPVRAFQQFGIKRQGAIVIVSVITIALLAILTTTLMPILLTQTTQLLEKFPGWLETSRLNLDALDNWARDRNYPIDLRGFGGRLSTQIENQIQVIAPQALGLALGTLTGLVDTILVIVLAFYMLLYGAQLWHGLLNLIPAKFSIPFGDSLRKNFHNFFLSQILLALFMALAVIPIFTALKVPFTLVFSLIIGVAEVIPFIGAALGIGLVTLIIALQNWWLALQVAIACVILQQVRDNLLAPKIMGDFTGLNPLWIFIALLIGLQVAGILGVIVAVPIAGTIKGTIDAIRQPEPSIVIPPEKELPPPLD